In the genome of Perca fluviatilis chromosome 4, GENO_Pfluv_1.0, whole genome shotgun sequence, one region contains:
- the LOC120557781 gene encoding retinoblastoma-like protein 1 — protein MRGEESSDSESGRMEESSVRRSLETLCQELNMDEQTATETMENFTAIWNTYTLEGEVVHWLACSLYAACRKGSTPTVGKGLMEGNCVSLTRILRTAKLSLIQFFSKMRKWADMACLSQNFRLRMERLERNFEVSTVIFRKFEPIFMDMFQNPQGGEPPRQPRSRKHRRLPCHISDVFKFCWTLFVYTKGNFSMIGDDLVNSYHLLLCCLDLVFGNALLCSNRKDLINPTFRGLPALYRADGHVSPDEPPPCVLERLCELHDGLVVEAKGIKQHYFKPYIQKLYQKQILKGNEEHLTELLDPQSFIDNK, from the exons ATGCGGGGCGAAGAGTCGTCCGATTCGGAGTCggggaggatggaggagagtTCGGTCCGGAGGAGTTTGGAGACGTTGTGTCAGGAGCTGAACATGGACGAGCAGACTGCCACTGAAACCATGGAGAACTTCACTGCCATCTGGAACACATACACGCTGGAG ggtGAGGTGGTCCACTGGCTGGCCTGTTCGCTGTATGCAGCCTGTAGGAAGGGCTCCACTCCCACAGTGGGCAAAGGGTTGATGGAGGGAAACTGTGTCTCTCTCACCAGGATCCTCCGCACCGCCAAACTCAG TCTGATCCAGTTCTTCTCTAAGATGAGGAAGTGGGCCGACATGGCCTGCCTCTCCCAGAACTTCAGGCTGCGCATGGAGCGGCTGGAGCGCAACTTTGAGGTTTCTACGGTGATTTTCCGCAAGTTTGAGCCCATCTTCATGGACATGTTTCAGAACCCGCAGGGAGGGGAGCCGCCACGGCAACCACGCAGCAGGAAGCAcag GCGTCTGCCGTGTCACATCAGCGACGTGTTCAAGTTCTGTTGGACTCTGTTTGTCTACACCAAAG GTAACTTCAGTATGATCGGGGATGACCTAGTCAACTCGTACCACCTGCTGCTCTGCTGTCTGGACCTGGTGTTTGGAAATGCTCTGCTCTGCTCCAACAGGAAGGACCTCATCAACCCCACGTTCAGAg gtctgcCGGCTCTGTACCGCGCCGATGGCCACGTTTCACCGGACGAGCCTCCTCCCTGTGTGTTGGAGAGGTTATGTGAGCTCCACGACGGGCTGGTGGTGGAGGCCAAAGGCATCAAGCAGCACTACTTCAAACCCTACATACAGAAACTGTATCAGAAGCAG ATCCTGAAAGGCAACGAGGAGCATTTGACAGAACTGTTGGATCCTCAGAGCTTCATTGATAACAAGTAA